In the Salvelinus fontinalis isolate EN_2023a chromosome 34, ASM2944872v1, whole genome shotgun sequence genome, one interval contains:
- the LOC129832733 gene encoding homeobox protein Hox-B1-like, protein MENSRMNSFLEYSICNRGTNAYSPKSGYHHLDQGFPAPLHSGSGTTSDSYNGDGRLYMGGSAQAVMAQHQHQSSSYAHQHQPQPHQASMVLPYGSTGTAGYGAQACANPDYGHPQYFINEQEGMYYQSSGLSASNVGPNYGSLAGAYCGAQGAVPAAQYQHHGCEGQDHQRGYLQSTYVDISASQEREKDAEQTPQGKTFDWMKVKRNPPKTAKVADYGMGPQNTIRTNFTTKQLTELEKEFHFSKYLTRARRVEIAATLELNETQVKIWFQNRRMKQKKREKEGLAPASSTGSSKDLEDNSDHSSSISPGASPSSET, encoded by the exons ATGGAGAATTCTAGAATGAACTCTTTCTTAGAGTACTCAATTTGTAACCGTGGGACGAACGCCTACTCACCCAAGTCCGGATACCACCACTTGGACCAAGGCTTCCCGGCCCCTCTTCACTCGGGCTCCGGCACAACAAGTGACAGCTATAACGGTGATGGACGGCTTTACATGGGGGGCAGCGCCCAGGCGGTTATGGCTCAACATCAGCACCAGAGCAGTAGCTACGCGCATCAACATCAGCCCCAGCCGCATCAGGCCAGCATGGTTCTTCCATATGGCAGTACAGGTACTGCGGGATATGGGGCGCAGGCGTGCGCAAACCCGGACTATGGACACCCACAGTACTTTATAAACGAGCAGGAAGGGATGTACTATCAATCATCGGGCCTTTCCGCCTCCAATGTAGGCCCCAACTACGGCTCTCTGGCCGGGGCATACTGCGGGGCGCAGGGGGCTGTCCCCGCGGCACAGTACCAACACCACGGCTGCGAGGGCCAGGACCACCAGCGGGGTTATTTGCAGAGCACCTATGTTGACATTTCGGCCtcacaggagagggagaaggacgcAGAGCAAACACCACAAGGAAAGACTTTCGACTGGATGAAAGTCAAGAGGAACCCCCCTAAAACAG CCAAAGTGGCTGACTATGGAATGGGACCTCAGAACACCATCCGCACCAACTTTACAACCAAACAGTTGACCGAGCTCGAGAAGGAGTTCCACTTCAGCAAGTACTTGACGCGGGCCAGGCGCGTGGAAATCGCCGCCACCCTCGAGCTCAACGAAACGCAGGTGAAAATCTGGTTCCAGAACCGCAGGATGAAACAGAAGAAGCGCGAGAAAGAGGGCCTGGCCCCGGCCTCTAGCACGGGTTCCTCCAAAGACCTGGAAGACAACTCGGACCATTCCAGCTCCATATCTCCTGGTGCGTCTCCCAGCTCGGAGACCTAA